In Cupriavidus basilensis, the following proteins share a genomic window:
- a CDS encoding alpha-2-macroglobulin family protein → MLVVMTRASALLRSSIPRMLLALALLAGTQAAGAAERPSVTLDTVPSSGYSAFQGQPFFLLSDASYGSDQTAQVRLEAPGREYKSELQRYGGADILVYRVADPIAFLKAQKNLHRIDVKANHRGEGLANTLSYLWDSWYKQARRAWQRVLSFATRSKAVEDAPQFSMGDQIAQPTRFENNPQYEPLKGYDVVERFRYPIWDAKEIAPPKDVKLEGSSSEFLPRDAGNVMVPLGKLKPGLYIVEGIIGTYRAHTLLFVSDTVAITKSTGNGMLVWAAQRKSGRPVAGASLAWTDGLGVLQSATTGTDGAADLAHTSPERSYLLGVDPAGGAFISENFYYDSEIYNTKLYAFTDRPLYRPGDEVRVKFIGRSFRNATESGPAAPGDIKLEVLDPNGAPLASVAAALAADNGADARFTLPANALAGGYTLRFDYGGNTYGGAFRVAEYIKPHFDVNLALDKADYATGEVVKGKIQLRYPDGKPVKDARLSVSLRAQQVTMVEGELQYAGLFPVKLEQQELTTDGSGNAALVLPAAKDPSRYVVTVFANDGAAYRVKITRELLIARGATPYKLTAPANFTNPGQGVTFQLQALAAAGQASAQAPAKWELVRLESRTRSEGTLSPAANGTASFPVRFDQPGSYTLSVKDGAGNLLAAASHWVAGEGLQTVPGNIEIVFDRDRYRIGDTAEALVTFPLAVEDALLTLERDRVERRGLLSKGGDWLSLEKVTDKQWRARIKVGNDFSPNMTFSVLYVKDGDYVFQNAGIAVVQPTIELAVKSDKPVYAPGETVTLDLTSAFNGKPVPANLTVSVVDEMVYVLQPEIAPSIVDFFYHPRRNSVRTTSSLNFIGYDLAVSGQPGAGGPERGRYNERGVKVLERPRRDEKDTAAWEANLRTSADGRARMSFTMPDSLTRWRITVRAMSGDGMVGQRTASIRSDKGLYLKWIGPQRYRAEDAPRIDMVAFNQGEQEVAADLVVIGAGLNVNQSVTLKRGANYVRLPVAQGALQGGVVNAEIKLQGKVLDRLQTTLTVEPTGWLSQRELTLPLAGANAAFKLPADAQDVRLRFVDGAASQFARVADDLLAYPYGCTEQTASRLIPLALAQRSLAATGADTGGGTQGIDALLRTQRQRLALLAGVNGQFGWWGDTVGNSALLTAYAYYADWLATRAVGISLPPDHWKRTLEAYKQAMKEPLLHRALALWFINEMGLPVATQLGGVAGELTRPGAEAPGAAVGESLVFAAPDSAQGRRVATVLAAQLYKQIGQPMPEDLASAAGAARQTLASDPSPLVQSLLLMAGKGAAASDVQALLARAGAASPTIDRAVTLVWLNKSLGGGLGRGLAGEGDPALRVPLGNWKAARSPLGLPEWRWSGAQLPETLALTVPQNMDAASQSFNTNAVVSYRSRAQEASRLPIGIERKLYRLVPMSDGAAKDAKPAEAAAAGTAGLTFSAKPVKPGDKLDSNTLYVDEIVLSPRQGTYRYGLVEAPLPPGGEVEGTTWGLRIDGLPDPDNKVTGLQPFQRAVTYEMGMLSYHQPVVSLERPVVLRQLVRFSLPGKFNLPPVRYFRMYQPDAKALQGDGKTAGFPLTVE, encoded by the coding sequence ATGCTTGTCGTCATGACGCGCGCAAGCGCGCTTCTGCGTTCCTCCATCCCCCGCATGCTGCTGGCGCTTGCCTTGCTGGCAGGCACCCAGGCGGCAGGCGCCGCCGAGCGGCCGAGTGTCACGCTCGACACGGTGCCGTCAAGCGGCTATAGCGCCTTTCAAGGGCAGCCGTTCTTCCTGCTGTCGGACGCCAGCTACGGTAGCGACCAGACGGCGCAGGTGCGCCTGGAAGCCCCGGGCCGCGAGTACAAGAGCGAGCTGCAGCGCTACGGCGGCGCCGACATCCTCGTGTACCGGGTTGCCGATCCGATCGCCTTCCTGAAGGCACAAAAAAACCTGCACCGGATCGACGTCAAGGCGAACCACCGCGGCGAAGGGTTGGCCAATACCTTGTCCTACCTGTGGGATAGCTGGTACAAGCAGGCGCGCCGCGCATGGCAGCGCGTGCTGTCGTTCGCGACCCGCAGCAAGGCGGTGGAGGACGCGCCGCAGTTCAGCATGGGCGACCAGATTGCCCAGCCGACCCGCTTCGAGAACAACCCGCAGTACGAGCCGCTCAAGGGCTATGACGTGGTCGAGCGCTTCCGCTACCCGATCTGGGACGCAAAGGAAATCGCGCCGCCCAAGGACGTCAAGCTGGAAGGCAGCAGCAGTGAATTCCTGCCGCGAGACGCGGGCAACGTGATGGTGCCGCTGGGCAAGCTGAAGCCGGGCCTGTACATCGTCGAAGGCATCATTGGCACCTACCGTGCCCATACCTTGCTGTTTGTGTCCGATACCGTGGCCATTACCAAGAGCACCGGCAACGGCATGCTGGTCTGGGCCGCGCAGCGCAAGAGCGGCCGCCCGGTTGCCGGCGCCAGCCTCGCCTGGACTGACGGCCTCGGCGTGCTCCAAAGCGCCACCACTGGCACTGACGGTGCGGCAGATCTGGCCCACACCAGCCCGGAGCGCAGCTACCTGCTGGGCGTGGACCCGGCCGGCGGCGCGTTTATCTCGGAGAACTTCTACTACGACAGCGAGATCTACAACACCAAGCTGTACGCCTTCACCGACCGGCCGCTGTACCGCCCCGGCGATGAAGTCCGGGTCAAGTTCATCGGCCGTAGTTTCCGCAATGCCACCGAATCCGGCCCGGCGGCGCCCGGTGATATCAAGCTGGAGGTGCTGGACCCCAACGGTGCGCCGCTGGCCTCGGTCGCCGCCGCGCTGGCCGCGGACAACGGCGCCGACGCGCGCTTCACGCTGCCCGCCAATGCCCTGGCCGGCGGCTATACGCTGCGCTTCGACTACGGCGGCAACACCTACGGCGGTGCCTTCCGCGTGGCCGAGTACATCAAGCCGCATTTCGACGTGAATCTTGCGTTGGACAAGGCCGACTACGCCACCGGCGAGGTGGTCAAGGGCAAGATCCAGCTGCGCTATCCCGACGGCAAGCCGGTCAAGGACGCCAGGCTGTCCGTCAGCCTGCGGGCGCAGCAGGTGACGATGGTGGAGGGCGAACTGCAGTATGCCGGCCTGTTCCCGGTCAAGCTGGAGCAGCAGGAACTGACCACCGACGGTAGCGGCAATGCCGCGCTGGTGCTGCCTGCCGCCAAGGACCCGAGCCGCTATGTGGTGACGGTGTTCGCCAACGATGGCGCGGCCTATCGGGTCAAGATCACGCGCGAACTGCTGATCGCGCGTGGCGCCACGCCATACAAGCTGACGGCGCCGGCCAACTTCACTAACCCGGGCCAGGGCGTGACCTTCCAGTTGCAGGCCCTGGCCGCAGCCGGGCAGGCATCGGCGCAGGCGCCGGCGAAGTGGGAACTGGTGCGGCTGGAGTCGCGCACCCGCAGCGAAGGCACGCTGAGCCCCGCCGCCAATGGCACCGCGTCGTTCCCGGTCAGGTTCGACCAGCCGGGCTCGTACACGCTCTCCGTCAAGGACGGCGCGGGCAACCTGCTGGCCGCGGCCAGCCACTGGGTGGCGGGCGAGGGCCTGCAGACCGTGCCGGGCAATATCGAGATCGTGTTCGACCGGGACCGCTACCGCATCGGCGACACGGCCGAAGCGCTGGTGACGTTCCCACTCGCCGTCGAGGATGCCTTGCTGACGCTGGAGCGCGACCGGGTGGAGCGGCGCGGCCTGCTGTCCAAGGGCGGCGACTGGCTGTCGCTGGAGAAGGTCACCGACAAGCAATGGCGGGCGCGGATCAAGGTGGGCAACGATTTCAGTCCCAATATGACGTTCTCCGTGCTGTATGTTAAGGACGGCGACTACGTGTTCCAGAACGCCGGCATTGCCGTGGTGCAGCCCACGATCGAGCTGGCGGTCAAGAGCGACAAGCCTGTTTATGCCCCCGGCGAGACCGTCACGCTGGACCTCACCAGCGCCTTCAATGGCAAGCCCGTGCCTGCGAATCTCACCGTCAGCGTGGTGGATGAGATGGTCTACGTGCTGCAGCCTGAAATCGCCCCGAGCATCGTTGATTTCTTCTACCATCCGCGCCGCAACAGCGTGCGCACCACTTCCAGCCTGAATTTCATCGGCTACGACCTCGCAGTGTCGGGCCAGCCCGGCGCCGGTGGCCCTGAGCGCGGCCGCTATAACGAGCGTGGCGTGAAGGTGCTGGAGCGCCCACGCCGGGACGAGAAAGACACTGCCGCGTGGGAGGCCAACCTGCGTACCAGCGCAGACGGCCGCGCGCGCATGAGCTTCACCATGCCCGACTCCCTGACTCGCTGGCGCATCACGGTGCGAGCGATGTCAGGCGACGGCATGGTCGGGCAGCGCACCGCCAGCATCCGGTCCGACAAGGGTCTGTATCTCAAATGGATCGGGCCGCAACGCTATCGCGCCGAGGATGCGCCGCGCATCGACATGGTGGCCTTCAACCAGGGTGAGCAGGAGGTGGCCGCGGACCTCGTGGTGATCGGCGCCGGCCTGAACGTCAACCAGAGCGTGACGCTCAAGCGTGGCGCGAACTACGTGCGCCTGCCGGTTGCGCAGGGCGCTCTGCAGGGTGGCGTGGTCAATGCCGAGATCAAGCTGCAGGGCAAGGTGCTGGACCGCCTGCAGACCACGCTCACGGTCGAGCCCACCGGCTGGCTCTCGCAGCGCGAGCTGACGCTGCCGCTGGCAGGCGCCAATGCCGCGTTCAAGCTGCCCGCGGACGCACAGGACGTGCGCCTGCGCTTCGTCGACGGCGCCGCCAGCCAGTTCGCGCGCGTGGCGGACGACTTGCTGGCTTATCCCTACGGCTGCACCGAGCAGACCGCCAGCCGGCTGATTCCGCTGGCATTGGCCCAGCGCAGCCTGGCCGCCACCGGCGCGGACACGGGCGGTGGCACCCAGGGCATCGACGCGCTGCTGCGCACCCAGCGCCAGCGCCTGGCGCTGCTGGCTGGGGTCAATGGCCAGTTTGGATGGTGGGGCGATACGGTGGGCAATAGCGCGCTGCTGACGGCGTATGCCTATTACGCCGACTGGCTGGCAACGCGCGCCGTCGGCATCAGCCTGCCGCCCGATCACTGGAAGCGCACGCTGGAAGCTTACAAGCAGGCCATGAAGGAGCCGCTGCTGCACCGTGCGCTCGCGCTGTGGTTCATCAACGAGATGGGCCTGCCGGTGGCCACGCAGCTCGGTGGTGTGGCCGGTGAGCTCACTCGCCCCGGCGCCGAGGCGCCTGGCGCGGCCGTGGGAGAAAGCCTGGTATTTGCCGCGCCGGATTCGGCGCAAGGCCGCCGCGTGGCGACGGTGCTGGCCGCGCAGCTCTACAAGCAGATCGGCCAGCCGATGCCGGAAGACCTGGCCAGCGCCGCCGGGGCCGCGCGCCAGACGCTGGCGAGCGATCCTTCGCCGCTGGTGCAGAGCCTGCTGCTGATGGCGGGCAAGGGCGCGGCCGCCTCCGACGTGCAGGCGCTGCTGGCCCGCGCCGGCGCTGCCTCACCGACCATTGACCGGGCCGTGACGCTGGTGTGGCTCAACAAGTCCCTTGGCGGCGGGCTGGGCCGCGGGTTGGCCGGCGAGGGCGATCCCGCGCTGCGCGTGCCGCTGGGCAACTGGAAGGCTGCGCGCAGCCCGCTCGGCCTGCCGGAATGGCGCTGGAGCGGGGCGCAACTGCCCGAGACGCTCGCACTTACCGTGCCGCAGAACATGGATGCGGCCTCGCAGTCGTTCAACACCAATGCCGTGGTGTCCTACCGCAGCCGTGCCCAGGAAGCCTCGCGCCTGCCGATCGGCATCGAGCGCAAGCTCTATCGCCTGGTGCCCATGAGCGATGGCGCAGCGAAGGACGCTAAGCCGGCCGAAGCCGCCGCCGCGGGTACGGCCGGCCTGACCTTCTCGGCCAAGCCGGTCAAGCCAGGCGACAAGCTCGACAGCAACACGCTCTACGTCGATGAGATCGTGCTGAGCCCGCGCCAGGGCACGTACCGCTACGGGCTGGTCGAAGCACCGCTGCCGCCCGGCGGCGAGGTCGAGGGCACGACGTGGGGCCTGCGGATCGACGGTTTGCCCGATCCGGACAACAAGGTCACCGGCCTGCAGCCGTTCCAGCGCGCCGTGACGTACGAGATGGGCATGCTGTCGTATCACCAGCCGGTGGTATCGCTGGAGCGCCCGGTGGTGCTGCGCCAGCTGGTGCGCTTCTCGTTGCCAGGTAAGTTCAACCTGCCCCCGGTGCGCTACTTCCGCATGTACCAGCCGGATGCCAAGGCCCTGCAAGGCGACGGCAAGACGGCGGGTTTCCCCTTGACGGTGGAGTGA
- a CDS encoding DUF1175 domain-containing protein: protein MLAALALALALPLASGGRAWALSGLASDTPDADALDALQSAAFRAWFVRIVGEQLRQGPTPRWYQRDCAGLVRFAVGEALKVHDARWLRANGMQGGTSARQLPPELSLSPTQRTLGQRWTRADGSTGAYASALALVQGNSRFVARNVNLAQPGDLLFYDQGDEQHLMIWMGQYLAYHTGTVTRADNGLRAVTLSRLMQWNDSRWQPQDGNPNFIGVFRFAFLSR from the coding sequence ATGCTGGCGGCGCTGGCGCTGGCGCTTGCCTTGCCCCTGGCCAGCGGCGGTCGGGCCTGGGCATTATCCGGCCTGGCGTCGGACACGCCAGACGCGGATGCGCTCGATGCCTTGCAATCGGCGGCGTTTCGTGCCTGGTTCGTGCGCATCGTCGGCGAGCAGCTGCGCCAGGGCCCGACCCCACGCTGGTACCAGCGCGATTGTGCGGGCCTGGTGCGCTTTGCCGTGGGCGAGGCGCTCAAGGTGCATGACGCGCGCTGGCTGCGCGCCAACGGCATGCAAGGCGGCACCTCGGCCCGCCAGTTGCCGCCGGAGCTTAGCCTGAGCCCGACCCAGCGCACGCTTGGCCAGCGCTGGACCCGCGCCGACGGCAGCACCGGGGCCTATGCCTCCGCCCTGGCCCTGGTGCAGGGCAATAGCCGCTTTGTCGCAAGGAACGTCAACCTGGCGCAGCCCGGTGACCTGCTTTTCTACGACCAGGGCGATGAACAGCACCTGATGATCTGGATGGGCCAGTACCTGGCCTATCACACCGGCACCGTGACCCGTGCCGATAACGGCCTGCGTGCCGTCACCCTTTCCCGCTTGATGCAATGGAACGACTCGCGCTGGCAGCCGCAGGACGGCAATCCCAATTTCATCGGCGTATTCCGTTTCGCCTTTTTGTCGAGGTAA
- a CDS encoding DUF2138 domain-containing protein codes for MKISRKRIALGTAALAIAAGVAVQMVWHPFGRAWKGQPRQLELDFSRPDALVDSESLSSLPRDMLRVPLLRDVLTEDFVNYYEDNEGRLSASGALRRIAFEHDLDWGDALLKRVFDEPGRLMAWRGADGTLRYWALSMERNGLAKVLQTLGTIAPADTQLSRAGEVGGTPLYALRIGPARSLLLAGKGDRLVVLSEAGMLLDAEGKPIGARAKAVAAWLSDDAGARETPLQSFALDAAKGPPKGHRVLVGANYLSFGYQAFFPGIEALRFDFAGADSKSDTKSDSKSDSRAGADDAAWHSAVLVDGARLPGAWNTAELWKALPADPAACATLPVDWQAAGKMLQKVSGGKDELATQVAQAFEGPAAVCWYSKSALVAPLFMARVKSADAATALRPVLASLFEQVIGAYEPNAGTEKGAYARLPVQNRQGAGGAVLWSRPVSSPYGTREGKGAPFAAQLSAGAYFPVTLALAGNTVLFSPDGALVDDALAVQGKRFPSVADTMQRGQQARTVLSFTPSTLAPLVRREATKALPADQEALFLNAARAHLFPKLKTLAAYPAVSLVLPDSLPSGRAWVPVTWQQAGTPPRGVLAAAPSVAPLAPAPQEAAQ; via the coding sequence ATGAAGATTTCGCGCAAGAGAATCGCGCTTGGCACCGCTGCGCTGGCGATTGCCGCTGGTGTGGCCGTGCAAATGGTCTGGCACCCGTTCGGACGCGCCTGGAAGGGGCAGCCCCGCCAGCTTGAGCTCGATTTCAGCCGCCCCGATGCGCTGGTCGACAGCGAAAGCCTGTCCAGCCTGCCGCGCGATATGCTCCGCGTGCCGCTGTTGCGCGACGTGCTCACCGAAGATTTCGTCAATTATTACGAAGACAACGAAGGCCGCCTGTCTGCCTCGGGCGCATTGCGTCGTATCGCCTTCGAGCACGACCTGGACTGGGGCGATGCGTTGCTCAAGCGCGTGTTCGACGAACCGGGCCGGCTCATGGCGTGGCGTGGCGCCGATGGCACCTTGCGCTACTGGGCGCTGTCGATGGAGCGCAACGGGCTGGCCAAGGTACTGCAGACACTTGGCACGATCGCCCCGGCTGACACGCAGCTGAGCCGTGCCGGTGAAGTCGGCGGCACGCCGCTGTATGCGTTGCGGATCGGCCCGGCGCGCAGCCTGCTGCTGGCGGGCAAGGGCGATCGCCTGGTAGTCCTGTCGGAAGCCGGTATGCTGCTGGACGCCGAAGGCAAGCCCATCGGCGCCCGCGCCAAGGCGGTGGCCGCCTGGCTGTCAGACGATGCCGGCGCGCGCGAGACCCCGCTGCAATCGTTCGCGCTCGACGCCGCCAAGGGCCCGCCCAAGGGCCATCGCGTGCTGGTGGGCGCGAATTACCTCTCGTTTGGCTACCAGGCATTCTTCCCGGGCATCGAAGCGCTGCGTTTCGATTTTGCCGGCGCCGATTCGAAGTCGGACACTAAGTCGGACTCTAAGTCCGATTCCAGGGCCGGCGCCGATGATGCCGCCTGGCACAGCGCTGTGCTGGTCGATGGCGCGCGCCTGCCGGGGGCGTGGAACACGGCCGAACTCTGGAAAGCCTTGCCGGCCGACCCCGCGGCCTGCGCCACGCTGCCGGTGGACTGGCAGGCCGCAGGCAAGATGCTGCAGAAGGTCAGCGGCGGCAAGGACGAACTGGCTACGCAGGTGGCCCAGGCCTTCGAAGGGCCGGCTGCCGTGTGCTGGTACAGCAAGTCGGCGCTGGTGGCGCCGTTGTTCATGGCCCGGGTCAAGTCGGCAGATGCCGCTACCGCGTTGCGTCCGGTGCTGGCGAGCCTGTTCGAGCAAGTGATTGGCGCCTATGAACCCAATGCCGGCACGGAAAAGGGCGCCTATGCACGCCTGCCGGTGCAGAACCGCCAGGGCGCGGGCGGCGCGGTGTTGTGGTCGCGCCCGGTCAGCTCGCCCTACGGCACGCGTGAGGGCAAGGGGGCGCCGTTCGCCGCCCAGCTTTCGGCGGGTGCTTATTTCCCCGTGACGCTGGCACTGGCTGGCAACACTGTGCTGTTCTCGCCTGACGGCGCGTTGGTGGACGACGCGCTGGCGGTGCAGGGCAAGCGTTTCCCCTCGGTGGCCGACACCATGCAGCGCGGCCAGCAGGCCCGTACCGTGCTCAGCTTCACCCCGTCGACGCTGGCGCCGCTGGTGCGCCGCGAAGCCACCAAGGCGTTGCCCGCAGACCAGGAAGCCCTGTTCCTGAATGCGGCGCGCGCCCACCTGTTCCCTAAGCTGAAGACCCTTGCGGCCTACCCGGCGGTCTCGCTGGTGCTGCCTGATAGCTTGCCTTCAGGGCGCGCATGGGTGCCGGTGACCTGGCAGCAGGCAGGCACGCCGCCGCGCGGCGTGCTGGCCGCGGCCCCGTCGGTGGCGCCGCTAGCACCGGCACCGCAAGAGGCCGCGCAGTGA
- a CDS encoding amino acid ABC transporter substrate-binding protein, whose product MFSFATFASAGTFRASRLLAKLAFVAAAALSISAPHAAQAQSPVLDKIRSTGTIVLGYRESALPFSFANDKGEPAGYAVDLCLRAAEAARVKLGLKTIKVRWMPLTPQNRIPAVVNGLVDLDCAPNTNSLERQKQVAFSVSHYISTVRMLVRADSGIKSFEDLRGKNVVTSAGSTGDRHVRRLKGQYGFHDIYAKDHGESFLLLESGRAQAFVMDDVLLSGLRARAKDPSQFVIVGPALSIEQNALMMSKADPEWKQLVDQTLASVFAGPQVIALQKQWFQQPIGARNINLALAPSAEVRDAWKHPSDVATE is encoded by the coding sequence ATGTTCTCGTTTGCCACATTCGCCAGTGCCGGCACGTTCCGTGCCTCCCGCCTGCTGGCAAAGCTAGCGTTCGTCGCTGCCGCTGCCCTCTCGATTTCCGCCCCACACGCCGCCCAGGCCCAAAGCCCGGTGCTGGACAAGATCCGCAGCACCGGCACCATCGTGCTGGGCTACCGTGAATCGGCGCTGCCCTTTTCCTTCGCCAACGACAAGGGCGAGCCCGCAGGCTACGCGGTGGACCTGTGCCTGCGCGCCGCGGAGGCCGCGCGCGTGAAGCTCGGACTGAAGACGATCAAGGTGCGCTGGATGCCGCTCACCCCGCAGAACCGGATCCCCGCCGTGGTCAATGGCCTGGTCGATCTCGACTGCGCGCCCAACACGAACTCGCTGGAACGCCAGAAGCAGGTCGCCTTCAGCGTCTCGCATTACATTTCCACGGTCCGCATGCTGGTGCGCGCGGATTCGGGCATCAAGTCCTTCGAAGACCTGCGCGGCAAGAACGTGGTGACCAGCGCCGGCTCCACGGGCGATCGCCATGTGCGCCGCCTGAAGGGCCAGTATGGTTTCCATGACATCTACGCGAAGGACCATGGTGAATCCTTCCTGCTGCTCGAATCGGGCCGTGCACAGGCATTCGTGATGGACGATGTACTGCTGTCGGGACTGCGCGCACGCGCCAAGGACCCTTCGCAGTTCGTGATCGTGGGTCCCGCTCTGTCGATCGAGCAGAATGCGCTGATGATGTCCAAGGCCGATCCGGAGTGGAAGCAACTGGTGGACCAGACGCTGGCATCGGTATTCGCCGGCCCGCAGGTGATCGCCCTGCAAAAACAATGGTTCCAGCAGCCCATCGGCGCCCGCAACATCAACCTTGCACTGGCACCGAGCGCGGAAGTCCGGGATGCGTGGAAGCATCCTTCGGATGTCGCGACCGAATAA